Proteins encoded in a region of the Novibacillus thermophilus genome:
- a CDS encoding DUF2953 domain-containing protein, whose product MVWLGWTTAAVVAFIVLISMLVIRIDVDYRRKGGDDRLQVTISALRGLVKVKKTVPALKWRPEARSVDVSEDGVREQRITLDTIRQSQQQLNRLKERVVHLLNIVKGFLAKVRCEHLHWYTALGTGDAAETGMLIGAAWGLKSTAVGWVSRYVQMKDVPNLAVTPDFYRTRLYTHFHCIVKFRLGEAILAGVKILLHIRKTEGTRDKIGSSA is encoded by the coding sequence GTGGTGTGGTTGGGGTGGACAACCGCCGCCGTTGTCGCGTTCATCGTCCTGATCTCAATGCTGGTGATTCGCATCGACGTCGATTACCGCCGCAAAGGGGGAGACGATCGCCTCCAAGTGACGATCTCCGCTCTGAGGGGACTCGTCAAAGTCAAAAAGACTGTCCCTGCTCTGAAGTGGCGTCCAGAAGCACGGAGTGTGGACGTGAGTGAAGATGGTGTCAGGGAGCAGCGCATAACGTTGGACACCATTCGGCAGTCCCAACAGCAACTGAACCGTTTGAAGGAAAGAGTCGTCCATCTGTTGAACATCGTGAAGGGCTTTTTGGCCAAGGTTCGCTGTGAGCATCTCCACTGGTATACCGCGCTGGGGACGGGGGATGCGGCGGAAACCGGCATGCTGATCGGTGCGGCTTGGGGCCTCAAATCAACGGCGGTCGGTTGGGTTTCCCGTTATGTCCAGATGAAGGACGTCCCGAATTTGGCAGTGACTCCCGACTTCTATCGCACCCGGTTGTACACGCACTTTCACTGCATAGTAAAATTTCGGCTCGGGGAGGCTATACTTGCCGGAGTAAAAATTTTGTTGCACATCCGAAAGACGGAGGGAACGAGGGACAAAATCGGAAGCAGTGCGTAA
- the ytfJ gene encoding GerW family sporulation protein, which produces MPEHPIQGLMKTAMENIKEMVDVNTIVGDPVETPDGSVILPVSKVGFGFAAGGSEFPPAQRSVDYSTEEGESFPFGGGSGGGVSITPIAFLIVSSTEIKLLNLDHSTHLYDRLIDLAPGLVEKIQEMTKKKEKIETHTKLSDL; this is translated from the coding sequence ATGCCGGAACATCCGATCCAAGGCCTGATGAAAACCGCCATGGAAAACATTAAAGAGATGGTGGATGTCAACACGATTGTGGGAGATCCGGTCGAAACGCCGGACGGTAGTGTTATTTTGCCCGTATCGAAGGTCGGGTTTGGCTTTGCAGCAGGAGGGAGTGAATTTCCGCCTGCCCAGCGGAGTGTAGACTATTCGACAGAAGAAGGGGAGTCGTTTCCGTTTGGCGGTGGAAGTGGCGGCGGCGTTTCCATCACACCGATCGCCTTTCTCATCGTCTCGTCAACGGAAATCAAATTGTTGAACCTCGACCATTCGACCCATTTGTACGATCGTTTAATTGACCTGGCCCCTGGATTAGTGGAGAAGATTCAAGAAATGACGAAGAAAAAAGAAAAGATTGAGACCCACACCAAACTGAGCGACTTGTAA
- a CDS encoding D-alanyl-D-alanine carboxypeptidase family protein, protein MERYVRVLVFALLISVFPLLAPGAVAAEPPHISAQAASVIDVQSGRFLYEKNADEQKPIASITKIMTAIIAIEHGDLDEKVTVSARAARQEGSSLYLKSGEKMTLRHLLYGLMLRSGNDAAVAIAEHIGGSVPGFSVLMNEKAEYLGMTNSHFVNPHGLDAEDHYSTARDMAKLTAYALNNDVFQSIVATQTINVPNPGEKWDRKWYNKNKMLHLYAGADGVKTGYTSRAKRTLVSSATRDGQQLVTVTLNAPDDWNDSIALLNYGFEQFPLRTLVDGRKPVSHAVNRELEAHGLQIVPERVFTYPLSEQELSSVETNVDIPGDCRKTFNPVFASGKCRLSWKGNGSERFR, encoded by the coding sequence ATGGAGCGATACGTCCGCGTGCTCGTTTTCGCTTTGCTGATCTCGGTTTTTCCCTTGCTTGCCCCAGGAGCCGTCGCTGCAGAACCGCCACACATCAGTGCACAAGCGGCTTCAGTGATCGACGTACAGTCTGGGCGTTTTCTTTACGAGAAGAACGCCGATGAACAAAAACCGATTGCCAGTATTACGAAAATCATGACTGCGATCATCGCCATTGAGCACGGCGATTTAGACGAAAAGGTGACAGTGAGTGCGCGTGCAGCGCGACAGGAAGGGTCATCCCTCTATTTAAAGAGCGGAGAAAAAATGACGCTCCGCCACTTGTTGTACGGTCTGATGCTTCGTTCCGGAAACGATGCGGCTGTCGCCATAGCCGAACACATCGGAGGTTCCGTTCCGGGGTTTTCTGTTCTTATGAATGAAAAGGCGGAATATTTGGGCATGACCAATAGCCATTTTGTCAATCCCCACGGACTGGACGCGGAAGACCACTATTCCACAGCGCGAGATATGGCCAAACTGACCGCTTATGCCCTGAACAACGACGTCTTTCAAAGCATTGTCGCCACCCAGACGATCAACGTTCCGAATCCGGGAGAAAAATGGGACCGCAAATGGTATAACAAAAACAAAATGCTGCACTTGTACGCCGGTGCCGACGGCGTCAAAACCGGATATACATCTCGAGCGAAGCGGACCCTTGTGTCGTCGGCCACGCGGGACGGCCAACAACTCGTGACCGTCACGTTGAACGCGCCAGACGATTGGAACGATTCCATCGCCCTCTTGAACTATGGTTTTGAACAGTTCCCCCTTCGCACTCTCGTTGACGGCCGAAAGCCTGTCTCCCATGCCGTCAACCGTGAACTTGAAGCACACGGGCTTCAGATCGTTCCAGAACGTGTGTTTACCTATCCCCTCTCGGAACAAGAGTTGTCGTCAGTCGAGACGAACGTCGACATCCCGGGGGATTGCCGCAAGACCTTCAACCCGGTGTTCGCGTCGGGGAAGTGCAGATTGAGCTGGAAGGGGAACGGATCGGAACGGTTCCGTTAA
- a CDS encoding nucleoside recognition domain-containing protein — translation MGPLDGLDFPVVGRGIAMIHYIWAFLIISGIVVAALQGNIEVIVPAAFRGAKEALLVCVGLVTVLAFWLGLMRIAEDAGLLKKLGRWIAPVIRLLFPDVPKDHPAIGYIVSNVSANLFGLGNAATPMGIKAMKALQDLNPDKQTASAAMCTLLAINTSGMTIIPTMILGIRMEYGSQNPTEIIGTTLFATCCATVAAVLLDKWFRSRHTR, via the coding sequence GTGGGACCGTTGGACGGCCTTGATTTCCCAGTTGTGGGGCGGGGGATCGCCATGATTCACTACATATGGGCTTTTCTGATCATTTCCGGGATTGTCGTGGCAGCTCTCCAGGGTAATATTGAAGTTATCGTCCCCGCTGCATTCCGTGGGGCCAAAGAAGCCTTGCTCGTGTGCGTCGGTTTAGTAACGGTGCTCGCCTTTTGGCTCGGTCTGATGAGGATCGCGGAAGATGCCGGGTTGCTGAAAAAACTGGGGAGGTGGATCGCCCCAGTCATTCGCTTGTTGTTTCCAGACGTCCCGAAAGACCACCCGGCCATCGGTTACATTGTATCCAACGTGTCTGCTAACCTGTTCGGGTTGGGGAATGCGGCGACACCGATGGGAATTAAAGCAATGAAAGCTTTACAAGATTTAAACCCAGACAAGCAGACGGCCAGTGCGGCCATGTGTACCCTCCTCGCCATTAACACGTCAGGGATGACCATTATTCCGACGATGATCCTGGGCATCCGAATGGAGTACGGTTCGCAAAACCCGACTGAGATCATCGGCACGACCCTCTTCGCTACATGTTGTGCCACCGTAGCTGCTGTCCTCCTCGACAAGTGGTTCCGCAGTCGTCACACACGGTAA
- a CDS encoding spore maturation protein, producing the protein MFEMIGWLSKWLLPALIAFIPVYGLAKRVPVYESFVDGAKESVPTITSIFPHLLGMMVGIHVFRESGAMDVIIHAFVPLLSWVNFPEEVVPLAFMRPISGAGSLAMASDIIQTYGADSFLGRLASTMQGSTDTTLYVLTVYFGAVGIRNSRYALKVGLLADAVGLTAAWLIASIVFPS; encoded by the coding sequence GTGTTTGAAATGATCGGCTGGCTTTCGAAATGGCTGCTTCCGGCACTCATCGCCTTCATTCCAGTCTACGGTTTAGCCAAACGGGTTCCGGTTTATGAAAGCTTTGTCGACGGCGCGAAAGAAAGTGTACCGACCATCACGAGCATATTTCCCCATTTGTTAGGGATGATGGTCGGTATACACGTTTTTCGCGAGTCCGGAGCCATGGATGTCATCATTCACGCGTTCGTTCCGCTGTTGTCGTGGGTGAACTTTCCGGAAGAAGTGGTTCCACTGGCCTTTATGCGCCCCATTTCCGGAGCGGGGTCGCTGGCGATGGCATCGGATATCATTCAAACGTACGGTGCCGACAGTTTCCTCGGGAGACTCGCTTCCACGATGCAGGGGAGCACGGATACGACTTTGTACGTCCTGACCGTATACTTCGGTGCCGTCGGCATACGCAACAGCCGTTATGCTCTCAAAGTCGGTCTGTTGGCAGACGCCGTCGGATTGACAGCCGCCTGGTTGATCGCTTCGATCGTCTTTCCATCTTAA
- a CDS encoding DUF1516 family protein, with amino-acid sequence MANVLYFTHADSWAVTLLLFIASFALIKTGKVKGHKITRMILRLFFVVMVISGLGMLFLYQFPLMYIVKGIIAVWLIAVMERILSRTEAGQRAGSSWVQFAVALLLVLLLGFEVIRF; translated from the coding sequence GTGGCTAACGTGTTATACTTTACGCACGCCGATTCGTGGGCAGTGACACTGCTTTTGTTTATCGCCTCATTTGCCTTGATAAAAACGGGGAAGGTCAAGGGACACAAAATCACCCGCATGATCCTGCGCCTTTTTTTCGTCGTCATGGTCATATCCGGGTTGGGGATGCTCTTCCTTTACCAATTTCCCTTGATGTACATCGTCAAAGGAATCATCGCCGTGTGGCTCATTGCCGTGATGGAGCGGATACTGTCCAGGACGGAGGCGGGGCAAAGAGCAGGCTCTTCCTGGGTCCAGTTCGCCGTCGCGCTTTTACTCGTCCTGCTTTTGGGCTTCGAAGTGATTCGCTTCTAA
- a CDS encoding pseudouridine synthase → MERLQKVIAQAGIASRRKAEQLISAGRVRVNGQTVTELGTKVDEARDVIEVDGRVVKAEDKHTYLFYKPKKVITSLSDPRGRKTVANYFRDVPVRLYPVGRLDYDTEGLLLMTNDGELANRLMHPRFEIEKSYLALVQGVPNESALSRLAKGVALEDGVTAPARVSTVRAMSKTAWIRLVIHEGRNRQVRRMCEAVGHPVKKLIRERIGFLRTGGLKPGQYRALTVDEMKKLKEMLFS, encoded by the coding sequence TTGGAACGTTTGCAAAAAGTGATTGCGCAAGCGGGCATTGCCTCCAGACGGAAAGCAGAACAGCTGATCTCAGCGGGAAGGGTGCGGGTAAACGGTCAGACAGTGACGGAATTGGGCACGAAAGTGGATGAGGCGCGCGATGTCATTGAAGTGGACGGCCGCGTGGTAAAAGCGGAAGACAAACACACCTATCTGTTTTACAAACCGAAAAAAGTCATTACGAGTCTCTCTGATCCGAGGGGGCGAAAAACGGTCGCAAACTACTTCCGTGACGTCCCTGTTCGGCTGTACCCCGTAGGGAGACTCGATTACGATACCGAAGGGTTGCTGTTGATGACGAACGACGGTGAGCTGGCCAACCGGCTGATGCATCCCCGCTTCGAAATCGAAAAAAGTTACCTGGCCCTCGTTCAAGGGGTCCCGAATGAATCGGCGCTCAGTCGCCTTGCAAAAGGCGTCGCACTTGAAGACGGTGTAACGGCTCCCGCCCGTGTCTCGACAGTGCGAGCCATGTCGAAGACAGCCTGGATACGGCTCGTCATCCACGAAGGGCGGAATCGCCAGGTGAGGCGCATGTGTGAAGCCGTCGGACACCCGGTGAAAAAGTTAATCCGCGAACGGATCGGCTTTTTGCGCACAGGCGGTCTCAAACCGGGTCAATACCGCGCCCTCACGGTGGATGAAATGAAGAAATTGAAAGAGATGCTGTTTTCGTAA
- a CDS encoding cytochrome c biogenesis protein ResB: MIENTKCTCGHNNPVGTLLCENCGRPLDKDAEGIKQGELNMRYEGAARRSQTYKKTLIDRIWNFFSSVKVAVILILITLVASIVGTIFPQERYVPAANKEAWYEQQYGVWGEVYYKLGLGDMYASWWYVTLLALIGISLVICSLDRVVPLYKALKNQRVKKDVAFIDKQRVAASRHISDGEEETVLRRLTEKLSEKRYNVRRDGNALLAEKGRISRWGPYINHIGLIIFLLGTLMRLIPGWYLDEYVWLREGETADLPGTDYALKNEQAIIKFYDPEEAPESQNLEGQIVEQYETHVVLYKKDEQDGGLEEIKSDVILVNHPLKHEDLLVYQSGFQQSQPVSLKLTLNDNASGKTIGTFDVNLDDPQPTYTFDNGIKVEILEYYPDFALEDNKPTTRSNNPNRPAFVFNVVTPEKPEGEKSWVISGLNLDELSENNRYDIALADIEMVNVSGLMVRMDKSLPIIFTGAGIFMVGVVIGFYWQHRRVWVGIQDRTLHFGAHTNKNWFGLKKELRDVADVVGLDIPDKPST; the protein is encoded by the coding sequence ATGATCGAAAACACGAAGTGCACGTGCGGGCACAACAATCCAGTGGGAACGCTATTGTGTGAGAACTGTGGACGCCCTCTGGACAAGGATGCTGAAGGAATCAAACAGGGCGAGCTGAACATGCGCTACGAGGGGGCTGCCCGACGATCACAAACCTATAAGAAAACGTTGATCGACCGCATTTGGAACTTTTTCTCGTCTGTCAAAGTAGCGGTCATCTTAATTCTTATCACATTGGTGGCGTCCATTGTTGGCACCATTTTTCCCCAGGAGCGGTACGTCCCGGCGGCAAATAAGGAAGCGTGGTACGAACAGCAGTACGGCGTATGGGGGGAGGTCTACTACAAACTCGGCTTGGGTGACATGTACGCCTCTTGGTGGTACGTCACCCTGCTGGCATTGATCGGGATTTCCCTCGTCATCTGCAGTTTGGACCGCGTCGTTCCCCTGTATAAAGCGTTAAAAAACCAACGGGTCAAAAAAGACGTCGCATTTATTGACAAACAACGGGTGGCGGCGTCCCGTCACATCTCGGATGGGGAGGAGGAGACCGTCCTCCGCCGTCTGACGGAGAAACTGTCGGAAAAGCGGTACAACGTACGTCGGGACGGAAATGCCCTTCTGGCGGAAAAAGGGCGCATTAGCCGTTGGGGGCCGTACATTAATCACATCGGGCTCATTATTTTTTTGTTAGGGACGTTAATGCGGCTCATTCCCGGCTGGTATTTGGACGAATACGTCTGGTTGCGGGAAGGGGAAACGGCAGATTTACCGGGAACGGACTACGCGTTAAAAAATGAACAGGCCATCATCAAGTTTTATGATCCGGAGGAGGCGCCGGAAAGCCAAAATCTTGAAGGCCAGATTGTGGAGCAGTACGAGACTCACGTGGTGTTGTACAAAAAAGACGAACAGGACGGAGGCCTAGAAGAAATTAAGTCCGACGTCATCCTCGTCAATCACCCGTTAAAACACGAAGATCTGCTCGTGTACCAGTCCGGTTTCCAACAGAGTCAACCTGTGTCGTTAAAGTTGACGCTTAACGACAACGCGAGCGGAAAAACAATCGGCACGTTCGACGTGAATCTGGACGACCCGCAACCGACTTATACGTTTGACAACGGGATAAAGGTTGAAATTTTGGAGTACTATCCCGACTTCGCTCTGGAAGACAACAAGCCGACGACCCGTTCGAACAACCCGAACCGGCCGGCTTTCGTGTTCAACGTCGTCACGCCGGAAAAACCAGAGGGCGAGAAGTCGTGGGTCATTTCGGGTTTGAATCTCGATGAATTGTCCGAGAATAACCGATATGACATCGCGCTAGCGGACATTGAGATGGTCAATGTGAGCGGGCTCATGGTTCGGATGGACAAAAGTCTGCCTATCATTTTTACGGGAGCGGGCATTTTTATGGTCGGTGTCGTCATCGGTTTTTACTGGCAGCATCGGCGCGTGTGGGTCGGGATTCAAGACCGCACCCTTCACTTTGGTGCCCACACAAACAAAAACTGGTTCGGTTTGAAAAAAGAACTGCGGGATGTAGCAGATGTTGTCGGGCTAGACATTCCGGACAAACCGAGCACGTAA
- the ccsA gene encoding cytochrome c biogenesis protein CcsA: MNILLAAFFLYLFSTVAFVVSITGRKWKRRNGDREQTAQGDFVARLGTIGYGLAILGVICHAVFVVYRMVIAGHFPTSNMFEFMSFLGFCIALAFLFIYGIYKIRVLGAFAMPLALILIAYASVFPTEVQPLIPALRSHWLYIHVTTVSIGEGVLAIGAVAGLISLLRTVDRKSRSAFWLEMILLVVTMLLAFIALFFLFSSLGYEAEYAHVVDAGTAEERVEIQAYVLPPLVIPADSETLSEDPFLGMDMGWFEAPAWMKGVNAARKFNTVIWSVIGGLVLYGVWRLVFRRRMIDVLYRAVKGVDGELAEEISYRAIAIGYPIFTLGGLIFAMIWAHEAWGRFWGWDPKEVWALITWLFYSAYLHLRLSRGWQGEKAAWLAVGGFVIIMINLVVINLVVSGLHSYA, from the coding sequence ATGAACATACTGTTAGCGGCGTTTTTTCTTTATTTGTTCTCTACTGTCGCCTTTGTCGTATCCATAACGGGGCGAAAGTGGAAGCGGAGAAACGGAGATCGCGAACAGACGGCCCAAGGCGATTTTGTTGCGCGTCTCGGAACGATCGGATATGGGCTGGCGATTCTAGGTGTGATTTGTCACGCCGTATTTGTCGTATACCGCATGGTGATCGCCGGCCACTTTCCCACGAGTAACATGTTCGAATTTATGTCGTTTCTCGGGTTTTGCATCGCCTTGGCGTTTCTCTTCATTTACGGAATTTATAAAATACGGGTGTTAGGGGCTTTCGCTATGCCCCTCGCCCTCATCTTGATCGCGTACGCTTCCGTTTTTCCGACGGAAGTTCAGCCCCTTATTCCGGCTCTGCGAAGTCACTGGCTGTACATTCACGTCACGACCGTCTCTATCGGTGAAGGCGTGCTCGCCATCGGGGCTGTCGCCGGGCTGATTTCGTTGTTGCGTACCGTCGACCGCAAGAGCCGAAGCGCTTTTTGGCTGGAGATGATCCTGCTCGTCGTCACGATGCTGCTCGCGTTTATCGCTCTGTTTTTCCTCTTTTCCAGTTTGGGGTACGAAGCGGAATACGCCCACGTGGTCGATGCCGGTACTGCGGAGGAGCGTGTCGAGATACAGGCGTACGTCTTGCCGCCGCTTGTCATACCGGCAGACAGTGAGACGCTGTCCGAAGACCCATTCCTCGGCATGGACATGGGGTGGTTTGAAGCTCCCGCGTGGATGAAAGGCGTAAACGCCGCCCGCAAGTTCAATACGGTCATTTGGTCTGTCATCGGCGGGCTCGTTCTGTACGGCGTATGGCGCCTCGTTTTTCGCCGCCGGATGATCGACGTCTTGTACAGGGCCGTAAAGGGAGTTGACGGAGAACTGGCTGAAGAAATCAGTTACCGTGCCATCGCCATCGGCTATCCAATCTTTACCCTCGGCGGTCTCATCTTTGCCATGATTTGGGCCCATGAAGCGTGGGGGAGATTTTGGGGATGGGACCCGAAGGAAGTGTGGGCCCTCATCACGTGGTTGTTTTACAGTGCGTATTTGCATCTGAGACTGTCCAGGGGCTGGCAAGGGGAAAAAGCCGCGTGGTTGGCTGTCGGCGGTTTTGTCATCATTATGATTAACTTAGTGGTGATCAACCTCGTCGTGTCAGGCCTCCACAGTTACGCTTAA
- a CDS encoding response regulator, with amino-acid sequence MSDQERILVVDDEARIRRLVRMYLEREGYEIEEAEDGDTALAKALETDYDLILLDLMLPGMDGIDVCQELRKKKATPVIMLTARGEETNRIQGFEVGADDYVVKPFSPRELVHRVKALLRRSSATAYLKTDQSANNAIVFPDLTIDHDAHRVVAGGEEVNLTPKEYELLHYLAQSPDKVFSREELLKDVWHYDFFGDLRTVDTHVKRLREKLNRASPEAAAMIATVWGVGYKLEVPKE; translated from the coding sequence ATGTCTGATCAAGAACGGATACTCGTCGTCGATGACGAAGCACGGATTCGACGTCTCGTCCGCATGTACTTGGAGCGGGAGGGGTATGAGATCGAAGAAGCAGAAGACGGAGATACTGCACTGGCTAAAGCGCTGGAGACGGACTACGACCTCATCCTGCTCGATTTAATGCTGCCGGGGATGGACGGGATCGACGTGTGTCAAGAGCTGCGCAAGAAAAAAGCGACCCCCGTCATCATGTTGACCGCCCGCGGTGAAGAAACGAACCGCATCCAAGGTTTTGAAGTGGGGGCGGACGACTACGTCGTCAAGCCGTTCAGCCCCCGGGAACTGGTACACCGGGTAAAAGCCTTGCTGCGCCGTTCCTCGGCCACTGCCTACTTGAAGACAGATCAAAGTGCGAATAACGCCATCGTATTTCCCGATTTGACGATTGACCACGACGCCCACCGTGTCGTCGCAGGTGGAGAAGAAGTGAATTTGACACCGAAGGAGTACGAGCTGCTGCACTACTTAGCCCAGTCGCCGGACAAGGTGTTTTCCCGTGAAGAACTGTTGAAAGACGTCTGGCACTACGACTTTTTCGGCGATTTGCGCACGGTGGATACCCACGTCAAACGTCTGCGGGAGAAATTAAATAGAGCGTCACCGGAAGCGGCTGCCATGATTGCGACGGTTTGGGGCGTCGGCTACAAGTTAGAGGTTCCGAAAGAGTGA